A genomic window from Oryctolagus cuniculus chromosome 12, mOryCun1.1, whole genome shotgun sequence includes:
- the ADAM6A gene encoding cellular disintegrin ADAM 6e precursor (The RefSeq protein has 3 substitutions and aligns at 99% coverage compared to this genomic sequence): MVLAEGQVMLLLLGLWVLLDPGQCSPGRPSWRYISSEVVIPRKELHQGRGVQVAGWLYYSLHFGGQRHVICLQSKKLIWARHLLMMTQDDQGALQMDYPYIPTDCYYLGHLEDIPLSTVTIDTCYGGLEGIMKLDDLTYEIKPLKDSNTFEHIVSQIVANRNATGPMYRLGHEGDFDPFFSKVNSSVAPKLSSFNFMYHRAQMKGQVQIAHEVYTVLNNISKCIQFAVNMFSITDSFLRSLGFGHYIFLLNIYNQREPIVLNDFRVPGGAIHAYYKATFHDLYQPYPSTLITKNAPNDDQEPHRYGCCGHFNLIIISSRGRHYLLLAILAAHKIGRQIGLEYDGSTCVCQRRATCLMRRFPEITDSFSNCSFVHTQHIVSNRYISKCYYLPGRLYLNKTLLQTRCGNSLVEEREQCDCGSFKHCYANACCQSDCRFTPGSICDKQQCCTNCTYSPTSTLCRPVMNICDLPEYCGGSTYTCPDNFYLQDGTPCTEDGYCYRGNCTDRTMHCKEIFGETAHNGPGDCYAINLNTFRFGHCKRVQTQNVYQACAAADKECGRLQCINVTHLPQLQDHVSFHQSVYNEFTCFGLDEHRGTGSTDAGHVRDGTPCGEGLYCFASRCNMTMNNLHYDCFPEKCNFRGICNNNKNCHCHVGWDPPLCLSPGAGGSSQSGPPPRRMRTVTDSMEPIVYLRVVFARVYCFIFALLFGVATNVRTIKTTIVQEQTATEPQ; the protein is encoded by the coding sequence GGTGCTGGCAGAAGGACAGGTCATGCTGCTCCTGCTTGGGCTCTGGGTGCTCCTGGACCCAGGTCAGTGTTCCCCAGGCCGCCCCTCCTGGCGCTACATCTCATCTGAGGTGGTGATTCCTCGGAAGGAGCTGCACCAGGGCAGAGGTGTTCAGGTAGCAGGCTGGCTCTACTACAGCCTGCACTTTGGGGGCCAAAGACACGTCATCTGTTTGCAGAGCAAGAAGCTTATTTGGGCTAGGCACCTGCTGATGATGACCCAAGATGACCAAGGAGCCTTGCAGATGGACTATCCCTACATTCCTACAGACTGTTACTATCTCGGCCACCTGGAAGACATTCCTCTGTCCACCGTCACCATTGACACATGCTATGGGGGCCTGGAAGGTATCATGAAGTTGGATGACCTCACCTACGAAATCAAACCCCTCAAGGACTCCAACACATTTGAACACGTTGTATCTCAGATAGTGGCCAACCGCAATGCCACGGGACCCATGTACAGACTGGGACACGAGGAGGATTTTGACCCCTTCTTCTCCAAGGTAAACAGTAGTGTGGCTCCCAAGCTCTCTAGTTTCAACTTCATGTACCATAGGGCCCAAATGAAAGGTCAAGTTCAAATAGCCCACGAAGTGTATACGGTACTCAACAATATTTCAAAATGCATCCAATTTGCAGTGAACATGTTTAGTATTACTGACAGTTTTCTGAGATCACTTGGCTTTGGCCACTATATTTTTCTCCTAAACATATACAACCAGCGAGAGCCAATCGTTCTGAATGATTTTCGGGTTCCTGGTGGTGCAATCCATGCTTATTATAAAGCGACTTTTCATGATCTCTACCAGCCTTATCCATCGACATTGATTACAAAAAATGCACCAAACGATGACCAAGAACCTCATAGgtatggctgctgtggccattttaaCTTGATTATCATTAGTTCCAGGGGCAGACATTATCTCCTGTTGGCTATTTTAGCTGCACATAAAATTGGAAGACAGATAGGTTTAGAATATGACGGTAGTACCTGTGTGTGCCAGAGAAGAGCAACCTGCTTGATGAGGAGATTCCCTGAAATAACAGACTCGTTCAGTAACTGCTCTTTTGTCCATACACAACATATAGTTTCAAACAGATATATTTCTAAATGCTATTACCTCCCAGGTAGGCTGTACCTCAATAAAACCCTGTTACAGACGCGCTGTGGAAACTCTTTAGTGGAAGAAAGGGAGCAATGTGATTGTGGCTCCTTCAAGCATTGTTATGCCAATGCATGCTGTCAAAGCGACTGTCGCTTCACACCTGGAAGTATTTGTGATAAACAACAATGCTGCACAAACTGCACCTACTCCCCCACTTCAACTCTCTGCAGACCTGTCATGAACATATGTGATCTTCCAGAGTACTGTGGGGGGTCCACCTACACATGccctgataatttttatttgcaagacgGAACCCCATGCACTGAAGATGGTTACTGCTACAGAGGGAACTGCACTGACCGCACTATGCACTGCAAGGAGATCTTTGGTGAAACTGCTGAGAATGGTCCTGGGGATTGCTATGCCATAAATCTCAACACCTTCCGATTTGGACATTGTAAGAGAGTGCAAACTCAGAACGTTTACCAGGCTTGTGCTGCAGCAGACAAGGAGTGTGGAAGGCTACAGTGCATCAATGTCACCCATCTTCCTCAGTTGCAGGATCATGTTTCATTCCATCAGTCTGTGTACAATGAGTTCACCTGTTTTGGACTGGATGAACACCGGGGGACAGGATCAACTGATGCTGGACATGTGAGAGATGGTACTCCCTGTGGTGAAGGACTTTACTGTTTTGCGAGCAGATGCAACATGACTATGAATAACCTGCATTATGACTGTTTCCCTGAGAAGTGCAATTTTAGAGGAATTTGCAACAATAACAAGAATTGCCACTGCCATGTTGGCTGGGACCCCCCACTGTGCCTGAGTCCGGGTGCTGGTGGGAGTTCACAGAGCGGGCCCCCTCCAAGGAGAATGCGCACAGTCACAGATAGCATGGAGccaattgtttatttgagagtggTCTTTGCTCgtgtttattgttttatttttgcactGCTCTTTGGGGTAGCCACAAATGTGCGAACGATTAAGACTACCATTGTCCAGGAACAGACAGCTACTGAGCCACAGTAA